The bacterium genome segment AGTGGGGCCTCTTATGGTGAATGTTACATTGATGCTTGGGTGTTTGGGTGTTACAGTAGCCAGTTCCTGTAATTCAGATTCTATTGTTTCCATGTCATTTACATCATATACTTTCTCTGCCACAGAGAAGCGGTCTGTTGTCGGGGCGCCGTCTTCTGTTAAGCTATTAGAGCTGGAGCGAAGGGAGAAGTGTTTGCTAAGCGAGAAGGTATTAGGAGGAAAAACATCAGACACAGGCTCACCAAATTTCGCATCCTGGCGCTGCTCTTGTGCCTCTGAAGTCAGAGCCCAGCCCTGTTCCCAGGGCTTCGGTGCCTTACGAGATGAAGTATAACGGGTTGCTTTTCTGTACCTAGCCCTAGGCTGAGATTCGTCAACTCTAACACCAGTACGAGCTACTCTATTCATAGTTTGAGCTGTATCTGATAAACCCAAAGTCTCAGTTCTTCTTCTAATAATCTCGTCAAAAACATTAGCGAAAACCACTGCACTATTCTGCATCTCAATTCCAAGTTCATTAATCTCCCAAGGGCTCCCTTCAATAGCATGATCGTGATAGGCCTCATATCTTCCTGGTATCCCAGTATCATCCTGAATAACACTTGGCCCGCTCACAACCCAACCCCAAGTTTGTTCTTCAGAGCTTACATTGCCGTTAGACGGATAGAATAGGACATCATGAGGATGAAAAACCCCATACCCTGTAACAAACTGAATTCCATAAATGTTTGAACCTTCAACTACTGAATTCCAAAGATTCAAGGCAGCATTTAAATAGCGAGAATCATATTCTTCTCTCCCTGTCTCCAACAAATAAATCTCATCTATTACGAGCAATAGGCGGGCCTTATCCAGTCTGCTTTTATTTGAACCCCTTGACCAGGCATCATAATCTACAGCAGCACCAAAGCTATCCTGAGACGCCAGTCTCAACAATTCATCCCCTCTTTCTAGAAGCATCTCTCTAGCTCTTACGCGAGCATCACCCAGTCCATACCGCGAAACAAAATCATCGCTAAAAAGAGCTATGTGAGAAAGAGCTATCGTATCGACATTTTCACGTTCATAACGCGTGGGCCCGTTGAGATCATCAATATTACTAAGAATAAATGCAACTAAATCTTCATGATTAAAATTGTATCCCTCAGCATCTGCTGCATCTTGTATTATCTCTGGCTGATAATAATAAAGTTCCAATAACTGCACTGCTGCCAACATTCGTTCGTCTATGTCGCGCATCCTATCGCTTGAGCTCATAGCCGTATTTACAAATAAGGAGGCCTCAGGGTGATGTTCCAAAAACTCCCAGGCACGTATTGCTGCTTGGGCTGATGCAATTGCCATGCCTTCATTATCGTGTTCGGCAAAAATTCTGGAAGCAGTGGCCATAGAGCCTACATATCCTGCTGTAACAGGAGTGGAAAAATCCTGGCTGCTGGTCCCTCCATAGATAACGCGTGGATTAGAAAGATCATAGCTAATTGCGGTGCGGCGCTCAGGAGGTCCCTCTTCTTGATAAACAGTCCCCGTCATTTCTCCATCAGGAACTTGCATTGCCAACATCCAGGGAGCCTGCTCCATAAGCAACTGCTCCATTGTGGCTCTCTCTGAATCAGGGAGCGCAAACGGACTATCGGGCCTTAAAGCAAGCGACCAAGTGTTATACATTTGATTAAAATAGAAGACACCGGCAATCGCATTACCTTCAGGCAATAAAGTATGGGGCATATCTTCAATCACTCTCATTACTCGACCCGTAGCGTAATCAATAATACGAATATTTTCCCGCGGAATATTAGAATATTGACTGGTTGAACGATAATTATAAGCTTGGGTCATTATGCTACCCCAAGAAGATAGTGAAGTCTCTGAAACTGTAAAACGACGAGATTTAAAAAACTGACCTTCAATTTCTAACACAATATTGTAGTTCCCAGGAAGGGTAATTTGAGGATTAATACGATATGTGGCAATTTGAGTCTCCTCATCAATATGTGGCTGCGCAGTAACAACTCCGAATGGCACCCCTCCCATTGCGGGAGTGGAATAAATAACTCCTGCTTCATCCACGACATAATACCTGGCAAAAACAAGATCTTCTTCCTTAAGCCTTCCTAATCCTGTTTCAGCTAATGGGTGTGAGAGATACACTTCGGGATTCACAATTCGGTTAGCTACAGGCAGATTAACCGGAACATCGATCAATGGAGCAGGAAGAGCATAATATGCTTGGGCATTACCCTCTGGGATACCTACAATTGTCTGAGCATCTGGTATAGAAACATCGCTGTATCCTTCCTCAGTAGGTACCACCGTGGGACTAACCACAGGAGAAGTTGGTGTGGGAGTAACCTCATGAACAGACGGAGTAACTATGATTACTGGAGAACTAACTTCGGAAAGAGTAGGCATAATTTCTGCCTGAGCAGCAGCCAGCGCCATAGGCCTATCTTCTTCTCCTGCATCTAGTCCTTCTTTATATTGCCATCGAAACGCAACAAAACTCAGGCCCATTACTACTGCCACTACTGTGGCTAAAATAGGTCTTCTATTCAGTCCTTTCAGTCTATTCAGCGCTTGTCTTATTCTATCAACAGTTCGCCTTGAGGCATGAACAGTATCTGTGAGTTTAACCTTTCCTACCCTTGTACCCCAATTTGTGTTCTTTAGCGTAGCCGCTGCGTAATAAGTCAAGGGCTGCATAATAAAAGTGTAAAGAAAAACAGCAAGGATCCCGGATAAAACTATTTTTTTAGTTACGTGTTCAGGTCTTTTATATGCATAGTACACAAGTCTTGCAAGTGGTAAAATAAAAAGGCTTAAGAAATAGTTTAATGATGCCGGATCGCCACTTAGAAAATAAACAGCGAAGTAATAAGGAACCATCAAAGGACCTAATAAAACACGCAATACACCGATATAATAAATAATACTGCGATAGAATGGTTTCTTCCACATAAATCTGCTCGCGAAGCCAGTCTCCATTATCCAAGATTTTTTCCAACGAAGTTGCTGTTTAAGATACTTTCGCAAGGTATTTGGGACAATTGTCTCTACAACTGCGTTTTCGTTATAAAGTGTTTTAAAGCCTCTTTTTAACATCAAATTCGTCACCTTTCGATCGTCTCCAGAGTGGCGACGTACACCACGATATCTCTCATTAACAAAATCATCTGGATTTAACACGCACTCGACTAAATAATCCATATTATACGCTGATAAACAACCCGAGCAACAAGAGACAGTTCCAGCTACGCTCTCTCCTGCCTTAGCAATCCCAAAAGCTACAAAATATATGAGTGCCTGTAGAGCGGTTATATTATTCTCATCATAATTATGAACCTTCGCTAGTCCAGTCACTGCTCCAACGTTTGGATCATGAAGGCCTTGAACTATCTCGAAAATAGCATTTGGATAAAGGTAACTATCGGAATCCACAAACATCGCAACAGGAGCATCTAATCCTACTGCATCTTCTGGTAATTCTCTCGGAGGCACGAAATATTCCGCCATACCTTCTGGAACAACAAGTTGAACAGGAGCTTTCTTCTGTCTTCTCTCAGAAGTATCCCGATTTTCTTCTACTATCTTAGCTAACTCTTGGCTCAATGTTTTTGCCACAGCATCAACAGCGGCAAACTTCACTGCACCTCTCATCTTGTCAGTCACTTCCGTTATAGAAGCTTCTACCTCTTCTTGAGTACAGATTTTTCTTTCTCGAGCGCGTCGAATAGCATCGGCAACTAGAATTGCTGACCACATTCCTGTACGTTTACCGCAATTTTCTGTAAAGTTGATCACAGTAACATAATCTGGATAAGTCTTTGCGGCCTCTTCAATATATTGAAGTGTATCATCCTGAGATCCATCATTAACAGCAATCACATGAACTCTATCCATAGGGTAACCTGTGCCAAACATCCTAAGAATTGTATTCCTCACAGATTCACCTTCGTTAAAAGCAGGCGTAATAATAGTAACTTTAGGATAGAAGTTGTTAGATTTTGGCGCTTTATAGAACAAGGCCGTTAAAATGTGTCCAAAAATATCAATAGTCACAAGTGAACCATATATCATAATAGGTAGATGGACTAAATTGAATGTTTCAGGACTAAGAGCACTTATAAACTGAGTAAAGTTTTCTATCCTATGCTGGAATGTAAACGTAAGCAGGCCTAGGATTAGACATATAGCAACCACTTTCCTTAAATTTAAAGATCTTGCCCAGGAAGAAAAAGGATTTATAATTCCTAAAGCAAAATCTCTCAATTTATATGGAGTAGCAAAACTTCTTAGTTTATTTCGAGCTTCTGCTAAAACAGTTGTTTCATGGTATTTTATCTTTGCCATCTGACTTAGGAGACGACGTATCTGTGCAGACTCGTAGCCTAACATACGTTCCATAGCTTTTATATCTTTAACAGCGGATTTTCTTCTCTGCGCTGGCGTTAAACCAACGGTCTCTTCTTCTATACGCCTTCTTAAAGTCTGCATCAAGAAATTGAAAACTTTAGGATTATTCCGTTCACGATATGCTTCAAAGAGTAGATTCCTTGCTAAATAAATCTCTTCAGGAGACATAACATCAGTGTAAGTCAGGCATGGAATCCTTTCGCCTCTTTTACCTAGCGCATTTGCATGGGAATCATGTTGATAATGAGAGAAGTCTCCTGTTTCTTGCCCATACATATGAATTTTGCCCTCTGCATACAAACGAGATCCTGGATAGGGAACAGCCATACTTGTATTAATAGAATCCGGTTGCGCTTCTAAAAGCATATCTAAAGACTTCTTAATACTTGCCCAGTTTTGTCCAGGTAGACCGGTCATCATATAAAAGTGAGAGTGGATTCCTACTTTGTGGCATAACTCTGCTGCTCTATATACTTTATCCAGCTCCATCTGCTTATCTACTACTGCTAATAGCTCCTTATCCCCAGTTTCTACGCCAAACGCCATACTAGCTACACCAGCATCCTTCATTACCTGTAAAACTGGTTCATCAACAGCATCGACTCTAGTCATAACACACAAAGTAATTCTATTAGATTCGATTTTAGCTTCTAATTCCTCTATTGTTGCCTGGTTTTCTAGGGTTGCAGATCCGCCGCCGTTAGCTCTCAGCTGTTCAATCTCTCTCAGATAAGGAGCATTTGCCTCATTAACCATATCTCTTATCAGTTCACCAATAGCTATTGCTCGTTTCTTATGATAAGTAAACGTATCATCGCCAAAATAAAATATTCTGTAACCTTGGTTATAGAGATCTCTTATCTCTCGCATAATGTTCTCGGGAGAACGAGCTTTTACACGCCGACGCTGAAATACAGGAGCCTCGGCACAAAACAGACAATCAAAAGGACAACCGTAGGCACTCATTACAAAAGCAATGGGTCCGGTAACACCTGCCTCCTGCCTCTGCTGATCGTAGTCTTGAAGATTCAATAAACCTAAACTCGCCGTAGCTAATGGATACTGATCGACATTCATAATTTGCATTCTCGGCGCACTTAATTTTATAGTTCCTTCTCTATCTTTATACCAAATGCCTTCAACGCTCGAGACATCAGGCTGGTTAAAGAAAGCAAATTTCATAACGAGATCTGTAAATGTTTCAATTCCTTCTCCCTGGACAACATATTCAAATGAAGAATTCTTCATTACATTTTGAGGCAACGCTGAAGCATGAACCCCACCAATAACCCTTTTAGCATCTGGAGCTACTCTTTCCACCATATCACTTATGTCTATTGCCATATTAATAAATTGTGTTACAGTTGTAACGCCAACTATATCTGGCTGAAGTTCTCTAACATATGCTTCCAAATCAAAATCCGGATCTTCTACCTGCAAATCCACAATATGCACATTAAAAGAAGGATA includes the following:
- a CDS encoding radical SAM protein — translated: MDERRINYMFVKRFRERIRNSEAIELRRAGEEWYVSYGDERLVVRNGRIESVEAVPEERIDAAFNVTQWGQRRMKLAQVLSVDSQPVDQPVLPREQQLMVVERLAERAKAIVTRHPEWPDTLEIVVIGSYDPQELRARAESDIDIAIRWKPASDEELLATALLAQTIINVVAPEFQEAAGEVESVEYFLNIPGLDDPRFTAFPMGTDLLSWDPRAALKEETVEVGTGAVGIAGQQQVAGTGQMGVAEIQVVEETMANVTNPDVARLPLPEQMRERAARFSNDVEVVVVDLEALNARGDREFVFEDNPNVIYLAREATLADLEHGLVESLARTGGVDYRGEQSTAELIHDMAYRDEQRFVAVQTETALYRADGDVRFYKLDELTHVKGRLYRDKSTGRFVGKIAFDTESKALVERLAVTPVQLGLPQPLSRPVIGDVEKEQVVADLSRGRPARELLTEMEEHKEASGNTYKAITSLYDIRDPITLPHVERMKDIAIILGHRMGLSSAELSVLELMAAAHELTRRSLDNGLNSKINDWRKANGFSHYDESFARAVMEDTALFGDLCSYIGEDYTPKQIMRSIRIEVQHANPLTEVFDEPVETFRSIAPEIARSLSQPVVELFENVILYHHNMLGLPRSTPHYENVRLLLNILVVADAIEKSNNHVCGAMYYGRQQETLQETLSFLETKVAKGQILPEVFTVAEELILGQDPGLVQTILEARESTEDILPAYDTQFVADRLAKSPVRRATVLLIQPKDPQQQAPASRWHYGLMLLASALRDKPYLYQYYHTEGNRHPEFAFENPDAYPSFNVHIVDLQVEDPDFDLEAYVRELQPDIVGVTTVTQFINMAIDISDMVERVAPDAKRVIGGVHASALPQNVMKNSSFEYVVQGEGIETFTDLVMKFAFFNQPDVSSVEGIWYKDREGTIKLSAPRMQIMNVDQYPLATASLGLLNLQDYDQQRQEAGVTGPIAFVMSAYGCPFDCLFCAEAPVFQRRRVKARSPENIMREIRDLYNQGYRIFYFGDDTFTYHKKRAIAIGELIRDMVNEANAPYLREIEQLRANGGGSATLENQATIEELEAKIESNRITLCVMTRVDAVDEPVLQVMKDAGVASMAFGVETGDKELLAVVDKQMELDKVYRAAELCHKVGIHSHFYMMTGLPGQNWASIKKSLDMLLEAQPDSINTSMAVPYPGSRLYAEGKIHMYGQETGDFSHYQHDSHANALGKRGERIPCLTYTDVMSPEEIYLARNLLFEAYRERNNPKVFNFLMQTLRRRIEEETVGLTPAQRRKSAVKDIKAMERMLGYESAQIRRLLSQMAKIKYHETTVLAEARNKLRSFATPYKLRDFALGIINPFSSWARSLNLRKVVAICLILGLLTFTFQHRIENFTQFISALSPETFNLVHLPIMIYGSLVTIDIFGHILTALFYKAPKSNNFYPKVTIITPAFNEGESVRNTILRMFGTGYPMDRVHVIAVNDGSQDDTLQYIEEAAKTYPDYVTVINFTENCGKRTGMWSAILVADAIRRARERKICTQEEVEASITEVTDKMRGAVKFAAVDAVAKTLSQELAKIVEENRDTSERRQKKAPVQLVVPEGMAEYFVPPRELPEDAVGLDAPVAMFVDSDSYLYPNAIFEIVQGLHDPNVGAVTGLAKVHNYDENNITALQALIYFVAFGIAKAGESVAGTVSCCSGCLSAYNMDYLVECVLNPDDFVNERYRGVRRHSGDDRKVTNLMLKRGFKTLYNENAVVETIVPNTLRKYLKQQLRWKKSWIMETGFASRFMWKKPFYRSIIYYIGVLRVLLGPLMVPYYFAVYFLSGDPASLNYFLSLFILPLARLVYYAYKRPEHVTKKIVLSGILAVFLYTFIMQPLTYYAAATLKNTNWGTRVGKVKLTDTVHASRRTVDRIRQALNRLKGLNRRPILATVVAVVMGLSFVAFRWQYKEGLDAGEEDRPMALAAAQAEIMPTLSEVSSPVIIVTPSVHEVTPTPTSPVVSPTVVPTEEGYSDVSIPDAQTIVGIPEGNAQAYYALPAPLIDVPVNLPVANRIVNPEVYLSHPLAETGLGRLKEEDLVFARYYVVDEAGVIYSTPAMGGVPFGVVTAQPHIDEETQIATYRINPQITLPGNYNIVLEIEGQFFKSRRFTVSETSLSSWGSIMTQAYNYRSTSQYSNIPRENIRIIDYATGRVMRVIEDMPHTLLPEGNAIAGVFYFNQMYNTWSLALRPDSPFALPDSERATMEQLLMEQAPWMLAMQVPDGEMTGTVYQEEGPPERRTAISYDLSNPRVIYGGTSSQDFSTPVTAGYVGSMATASRIFAEHDNEGMAIASAQAAIRAWEFLEHHPEASLFVNTAMSSSDRMRDIDERMLAAVQLLELYYYQPEIIQDAADAEGYNFNHEDLVAFILSNIDDLNGPTRYERENVDTIALSHIALFSDDFVSRYGLGDARVRAREMLLERGDELLRLASQDSFGAAVDYDAWSRGSNKSRLDKARLLLVIDEIYLLETGREEYDSRYLNAALNLWNSVVEGSNIYGIQFVTGYGVFHPHDVLFYPSNGNVSSEEQTWGWVVSGPSVIQDDTGIPGRYEAYHDHAIEGSPWEINELGIEMQNSAVVFANVFDEIIRRRTETLGLSDTAQTMNRVARTGVRVDESQPRARYRKATRYTSSRKAPKPWEQGWALTSEAQEQRQDAKFGEPVSDVFPPNTFSLSKHFSLRSSSNSLTEDGAPTTDRFSVAEKVYDVNDMETIESELQELATVTPKHPSINVTFTIRGPT